The sequence below is a genomic window from Photobacterium atrarenae.
CGCCCCGGACCAAACCACCTTTGATTATGTCCAGGGCCGCAAGTTTGCCCCGACCGGGGCCGACTGGGATGCTGCCGTGGCCTACTGGCAAACCCTGAAAACAGACGCAGGGGCCGAATACGATGCCGTGGTGACTCTGGATGCCAAAGACATCAAGCCGCAGGTGACCTGGGGCACGAATCCAGGCCAGGTCATTGCTGTCGATGAGCCGATCCCGGCCCCGAGTGATTTCAGCGATCCGGTCGAGCAGGCCTCTGCGGCCAAAGCCCTGGCCTATATGGGTCTGGAAGCGGGCAAAAAGCTATCTGATTTTGCCATCGACAAAGTCTTTATCGGCTCATGCACCAACTCGCGCATCGAAGACATGCGCGCCGCTGCAGCCGTGGCCAAAGGCCGCAAGGTCGCGCCGAATGTGCAAGCACTGGTAGTGCCAGGCTCTGAGCAGGTCAAAGCACAAGCCGAACAAGAAGGACTGGACAAGATCTTCATTGATGCCGGATTTGAATGGCGCCTGCCGGGCTGCTCCATGTGTCTGGCAATGAACAACGACCGCCTGGGCCCGGGCGAACGCTGCGCCTCGACCAGTAACCGTAATTTCGAAGGCCGCCAGGGCCGCGACGGCCGCACCCACCTGGTCAGCCCGGCGATGGCCGCGGCTGCTGCATGTGCCGGCCACTTTGTCGATATCCGCGCGCTGGAACCAGAAGCCGCGACCGCATAATTCAGAAGGAACGAAACAATGACAGGATTTAAACAACACACCGGCCTGGTAGTTCCTTTGGATGCTGCCAACGTGGATACCGATGCCATTATCCCGAAACAGTTTTTGCAGAAAGTCACCCGCACCGGCTTTGGCAAGCACCTGTTTCACGACTGGCGCTTTTTAGATGATGCCGGCAAGCAGCCGAACCCGGATTTCGTGATGAACGCGCCACGCTACCAGGGTGCCAGTATCCTGCTGGCGCGGGAGAACTTCGGGTGCGGCTCATCCCGCGAGCACGCCCCGTGGGCACTGGCCGATTACGGTATTCAGGTGATGATCGCGCCGAGTTTTGCCGACATTTTCTACGGCAACTCAATCAACAACCAGATGGTACCGGTGCGCCTGAGCGACGCCGAAGTCGATGAGCTGTTCACATTCGTCACCGCCAACGAAGGGGCTGAAATCACCGTGGATCTGGAAGCCATGACGGTTTCAGCCAACGGTAAGCAGTACCACTTTGAAATCGATGAGTTCCGCCGCCACTGCCTGCTGAACGGGCTGGATAACATCGGCCTGACCCTGCAGCATGAGGACAAAATCGCCGAGTATGAACGCAATATTCCGGCATTTCTGGCCTGATTGCGGATATCATCCGCCCCGGCCACCGTGCCGGGGCTTTTTCAATGCTGGCAACATCTGTCCCAAAAAACTGAAAGAAAACAGCGGCCCGCAGGTCTTTTCCTTTGAACCGCTTAGAATCTGAAGGACACCCCATGCGCTCCCTGTTTGCTCTGATCCTGCTCTGCTTATCACCCGCTATTTTCGCCGCGCCCAAAGCCGACCTCTGGCCGGACTGGCAGCCGCATAACGCCGCTAGCACGGTGCAGGTTGACCACAGCCGCTGGCAACAGCTGCTGGATAAATATCTTGTCACCCAACCAACCCAGACCCTGTTTCGCTACCGTCAGGTCAGCGACAGCGATCGCTACGAGCTGGGTCGCTATGTGCGCGATCTGAGCCAAAGCGATCCACGTCAGCTCAACCGCCGCGAGCAGTTTGCCTACTGGGTCAACCTCTACAATGCCCTCACCGTCAAACTGATCCTCGACAACTACCCCGTGAGCTCGATCACTAAGCTCGGCGGCCTGTTCAGCTTCGGTCCCTGGGATGAAGAGGTTATTACCATCAACGGCAAAGCCCTGACCCTCAATGACATTGAGCACCGGATCCTGCGCCCGATCTGGCAGGACCCGCGCATCCACTACGTGGTGAACTGCGCCAGCCTCGGCTGCCCGGATCTCCAGCCGCAGGCCTTTACTGCCGCCAATGCCGAAGCCCTGCTCGAGCAAAGCGCCAAACGCTTTATCAACAGTGACAAAGGCGTGGCGGTGCGCGGCAACCGGGTACGTCTGTCATCGATCTATGACTGGTACGGCAGCGATTTCGGCACCCGTGCCCAACTGCAACGCCACCTCAACCGCTACCGGGATGGGAAACCGGTGACGCTCAACAGTGTCAGTTACGACTATAACTGGGCCCTGAACGAAGCCCGCTAACGTGCTTGTAGGCCGGACGATTGCGAGAAGCTGGCAACCCACCGCCGGGCAGATTACAATACCGGCTGTTCTCATGGGGTGTCTGAGCCCGGCTCAGACTGAGACTGCCTACGCAGAACCCATTGAACCTGAACCAGATCATGCTGGCGTAGGAATTGAGATGATTTGAAGTGCCTTTGCTTTTCCAAGTCGCAGCACGATGCCGCGAGCCCTTCTCAACCCTAAGCCGCTCAAACGATTTTCTTCTCTTGCAGGATGCAAGCGTATCAGGAGCGCACCGTGAAAAAACATCTGTCTATTTTGACCCTGGCGATGGCCGCCGGCTCTGCCTGGGCCGCCGACGAGACTCTGACTGTCTACACCTACAGCTCATTTGCCTCAGACTGGGGACCGGGCCCGGCGATTGAAAAAGCCTTTGAAGCCCAATGTGACTGTAACCTGGAATTTGTCGCCCTTGACGATGGCGTTTCCATCCTCAACCGCCTGCGCCTGGAGGGCAAAACCACCCAGGCCGATGTCGTGCTGGGGCTGGACAACAACCTGATCAGCGAAGCAAAAAATACCGGCCTGCTGGCCGAGCACCAGCTCGATACCAGCAAGCTGGATGTGCCGAACGGCTGGCAGGACACCACGTTTGTCCCGTTTGATTACGGCTACTTTGCCT
It includes:
- the leuD gene encoding 3-isopropylmalate dehydratase small subunit, whose translation is MTGFKQHTGLVVPLDAANVDTDAIIPKQFLQKVTRTGFGKHLFHDWRFLDDAGKQPNPDFVMNAPRYQGASILLARENFGCGSSREHAPWALADYGIQVMIAPSFADIFYGNSINNQMVPVRLSDAEVDELFTFVTANEGAEITVDLEAMTVSANGKQYHFEIDEFRRHCLLNGLDNIGLTLQHEDKIAEYERNIPAFLA
- a CDS encoding DUF547 domain-containing protein: MRSLFALILLCLSPAIFAAPKADLWPDWQPHNAASTVQVDHSRWQQLLDKYLVTQPTQTLFRYRQVSDSDRYELGRYVRDLSQSDPRQLNRREQFAYWVNLYNALTVKLILDNYPVSSITKLGGLFSFGPWDEEVITINGKALTLNDIEHRILRPIWQDPRIHYVVNCASLGCPDLQPQAFTAANAEALLEQSAKRFINSDKGVAVRGNRVRLSSIYDWYGSDFGTRAQLQRHLNRYRDGKPVTLNSVSYDYNWALNEAR
- the leuC gene encoding 3-isopropylmalate dehydratase large subunit; translated protein: MSNTEAKAPKTLYEKVYDAHVAVAAEGETPILYIDRHLVHEVTSPQAFDGLREKGRKVRQVGKTFATMDHNVSTQTKDIKASGEMARIQMETLAKNCEEFGVTLYDLNHKYQGIVHVMGPELGITLPGMTIVCGDSHTATHGAFGSLAFGIGTSEVEHVLATQTLKQARAKTMKIEVKGKVAPGITAKDIVLAIIGKTTAAGGTGYVVEFCGEAITDLSMEGRMTVCNMAIELGAKAGLIAPDQTTFDYVQGRKFAPTGADWDAAVAYWQTLKTDAGAEYDAVVTLDAKDIKPQVTWGTNPGQVIAVDEPIPAPSDFSDPVEQASAAKALAYMGLEAGKKLSDFAIDKVFIGSCTNSRIEDMRAAAAVAKGRKVAPNVQALVVPGSEQVKAQAEQEGLDKIFIDAGFEWRLPGCSMCLAMNNDRLGPGERCASTSNRNFEGRQGRDGRTHLVSPAMAAAAACAGHFVDIRALEPEAATA